A genomic stretch from Denticeps clupeoides unplaced genomic scaffold, fDenClu1.1, whole genome shotgun sequence includes:
- the selenoh gene encoding LOW QUALITY PROTEIN: selenoprotein H (The sequence of the model RefSeq protein was modified relative to this genomic sequence to represent the inferred CDS: deleted 1 base in 1 codon), whose protein sequence is MASRAKSGRGLKRKVEAADGEVAGSVENKWLESGQRVVLEHCTSURVYGRNADLVKVALQAARPLLLVEVNPGKPRRGSFEVTLMDSGREVCLWSGLKKGPPRKLKFPAPAEMVAELEKALGPK, encoded by the exons ATGGCTTCTCGCGCTAAATCAG GCCGTGGCTTGAAGCGGAAGGTGGAGGCGGCTGATGGAGAGGTGGCTGGAAGTGTGGAGAACAAATGGTTGGAGTCTGGTCAGCGGGTGGTGCTTGAACACTG CACCAGCTGACGGGTGTACGGGCGGAACGCG GACCTGGTGAAGGTGGCCCTGCAGGCCGCCCGGCCACTTCTGCTGGTGGAGGTGAATCCTGGGAAACCTCGGCGCGGCAGTTTTGAAGTGACGTTGATGGACTCGGGCAGAG AGGTGTGCCTGTGGTCGGGGCTTAAGAAAGGTCCGCCCCGGAAGCTCAAGTTCCCCGCCCCGGCGGAGATGGTTGCTGAACTGGAGAAGGCGCTCGGCCCCAAGTAG